One region of Haloterrigena salifodinae genomic DNA includes:
- a CDS encoding universal stress protein: protein MYDRILIAVDGSDEAARAAECGLEFARVFDAAVDVVYVVESKALRVASPGGETARLREQGEAALEEIEALASDFDRSVTTELAEGKPADQIVAFASDRDADLIVVGRQGLTRLGKRLLGGVTERLLHRSDVPVFVVPKGASDAVTDYSDLLVPTDGSERAIVAGRHGAAVAQRYGSTVHVLNVVDLQAAGGAFAAGGLREEFVERLEVDGEEIVEDAAAEIEDAAPAVTTAVVRTMSFDGVPAGVREYVVEADIDLLVMGARSRSSLGRRILGSITSTLLRIVDIPVLFVVRSS from the coding sequence ATGTACGACCGAATCCTCATCGCGGTCGACGGGAGCGACGAGGCCGCACGAGCGGCGGAGTGCGGACTCGAGTTCGCGCGCGTCTTCGATGCGGCCGTCGACGTCGTCTACGTCGTCGAGTCGAAAGCGCTGCGGGTCGCGAGCCCCGGCGGCGAAACGGCTCGTCTGCGAGAACAGGGTGAAGCGGCGCTCGAGGAGATCGAGGCGCTCGCGTCCGATTTCGACCGGTCCGTAACGACGGAACTGGCCGAGGGAAAGCCCGCGGATCAAATCGTTGCGTTCGCTTCCGACCGGGATGCGGACCTGATCGTTGTCGGCAGGCAGGGGCTCACGAGGCTCGGAAAGCGACTCCTCGGCGGCGTCACGGAACGGCTCCTCCATCGAAGCGACGTCCCCGTCTTCGTCGTCCCGAAGGGGGCGTCGGACGCGGTGACCGACTACTCCGACCTGCTGGTTCCGACGGACGGAAGCGAACGCGCGATCGTCGCCGGCCGGCACGGCGCCGCGGTCGCACAGCGGTACGGATCGACGGTCCACGTGCTGAACGTGGTCGACCTGCAGGCTGCGGGCGGCGCGTTCGCCGCGGGCGGGCTACGAGAGGAGTTCGTCGAACGACTCGAGGTGGACGGCGAGGAGATCGTCGAGGACGCGGCGGCGGAGATCGAGGACGCGGCGCCGGCCGTCACGACCGCGGTCGTCCGGACGATGTCCTTCGACGGCGTCCCGGCCGGCGTTCGCGAGTACGTCGTCGAGGCCGATATCGACCTGCTCGTGATGGGCGCCCGCAGTCGGTCGAGCCTCGGTCGCCGAATCCTCGGAAGCATCACCTCGACACTCCTGCGGATAGTCGACATCCCCGTACTGTTCGTGGTGCGTTCGTCGTGA
- a CDS encoding universal stress protein codes for MGLETVVLVCKPGDEGLGSKLAETVVDIATPANARVEVAQVFTDDEYENTTTSLGLDDEPEIAPERIATQHGTFRTIVDRFDSEGLEYDVSTSIGSHADTIVDLAADADLLVIAGDKRSPAGKAIFGSTTQEVLLSSPCPVVFVRRE; via the coding sequence ATGGGACTAGAAACGGTCGTTCTCGTCTGTAAGCCCGGCGACGAAGGATTGGGGTCGAAACTCGCGGAGACGGTCGTCGATATCGCAACGCCGGCGAACGCCCGCGTGGAAGTCGCACAGGTGTTCACGGACGACGAGTACGAGAATACCACGACGAGTCTCGGTCTCGACGACGAACCCGAGATCGCCCCCGAACGGATCGCAACCCAACACGGAACGTTTCGGACCATCGTCGATCGGTTCGACTCTGAGGGGCTCGAGTACGACGTGAGCACCTCCATTGGGTCGCACGCGGACACCATCGTCGACCTCGCCGCCGACGCGGATCTCCTCGTCATCGCCGGCGACAAGCGGTCGCCGGCCGGAAAGGCGATCTTCGGGTCGACGACCCAGGAGGTACTGCTCTCGTCCCCCTGCCCGGTGGTATTCGTCCGACGGGAGTGA
- a CDS encoding 5'-deoxyadenosine deaminase, whose amino-acid sequence MILSGTVIADSETVIENGAVVVDGSRIDAVGRRDDLRDRYPDREERRYDILLPGLVGGHLHSVQSLGRGIADDSELLEWLFEYVLPMEASLSPEEMEIAAKLGYLEMIESGTTTCVDHLSVNHAERAFEAAGEIGIRGVLGKVLMDQRSPDALLEDTDEALAESRELIEEYHGAFDDRIRYAVTPRFAVSCSEACLRGARELADEYDGVRIHTHASENRGEIETVEEDTGMRNIYWLDEVGLTGEDVVLAHCVWTDESERELLAETGTHVTHCPSSNMKLASGVAPVVDYIERGINVALGNDGPPCNNTLDPFTEMRQGSLLQKVDTLDPVAAPAATLFEMATINGAKVAGFDRLGALHEGWRADVVGLDTDLTRATPLHDPLSHLVFGAHGDDVVFTMVDGNVLVDDGEVTSVDADAIREQASEIDLSLEEYRESAAEAQP is encoded by the coding sequence ATGATACTCTCGGGAACGGTCATCGCCGACTCCGAAACCGTCATCGAGAACGGAGCCGTCGTCGTCGACGGGTCGCGCATCGACGCCGTCGGTCGACGCGACGACCTCCGCGACCGGTATCCGGACCGCGAGGAACGGCGCTACGACATCCTCCTGCCGGGACTGGTCGGTGGACACCTCCACTCCGTCCAGAGCCTCGGCCGCGGGATCGCCGACGACTCCGAGTTACTCGAGTGGCTCTTCGAGTACGTCCTCCCGATGGAGGCGTCGCTCTCGCCCGAGGAGATGGAGATCGCGGCGAAGTTGGGTTACCTCGAGATGATCGAGAGCGGGACGACGACCTGCGTCGACCACCTCTCGGTGAACCACGCCGAGCGCGCGTTCGAAGCGGCCGGCGAGATCGGCATTCGCGGCGTGCTCGGGAAGGTGTTGATGGATCAGCGCTCGCCCGACGCCCTGCTCGAGGACACCGACGAGGCTCTCGCCGAGAGCAGGGAACTGATCGAGGAGTACCACGGCGCGTTCGACGACCGCATCCGGTACGCGGTGACGCCGCGCTTCGCCGTCTCCTGTAGCGAGGCGTGCTTGCGCGGGGCGCGCGAACTCGCCGACGAGTACGACGGCGTCCGGATTCACACCCACGCCAGCGAGAACCGCGGCGAGATCGAGACCGTCGAGGAGGACACCGGCATGCGGAACATCTACTGGTTAGACGAGGTCGGGCTCACCGGCGAGGACGTCGTCCTCGCCCACTGCGTCTGGACCGACGAGAGCGAACGCGAACTGCTCGCCGAGACGGGGACCCACGTCACGCACTGCCCGTCCTCGAACATGAAACTCGCCAGCGGCGTCGCGCCGGTCGTCGACTACATAGAGCGCGGGATCAACGTCGCGCTGGGCAACGACGGTCCGCCGTGTAACAACACGCTCGATCCGTTCACCGAGATGCGACAGGGGAGCCTCCTGCAAAAGGTTGACACTCTCGACCCGGTCGCCGCACCGGCAGCGACGCTCTTCGAGATGGCGACGATCAACGGCGCGAAGGTCGCGGGGTTCGACCGACTCGGCGCGCTCCACGAGGGGTGGCGCGCGGACGTCGTCGGCCTCGATACGGACCTGACCCGCGCCACGCCGCTGCACGATCCGCTCTCGCACCTCGTTTTCGGTGCTCACGGCGACGACGTGGTCTTTACCATGGTCGACGGGAACGTGCTGGTCGACGACGGCGAGGTCACGTCAGTCGACGCCGACGCAATCCGCGAGCAGGCGAGTGAGATCGATCTCTCGCTCGAAGAGTACCGCGAGAGCGCCGCCGAAGCGCAGCCGTGA